The following proteins are encoded in a genomic region of Oryzias latipes chromosome 17, ASM223467v1:
- the LOC101170913 gene encoding uncharacterized protein LOC101170913: MMATSSGKGEKGSKFETLKLLEKCTKERDEALQRESALKEKVRQYEARMRSTEALKQKLKTLTMDNKELRKQVKALRTEIGLENSPTFSGKTTKDIVNDLHEKERECNSLVEKTGKLTLTVDELTAELSNTVTSKALLEEQVQSLQQNLKDMTNNQRRLLKLWEDKKSQREQLALPSIIQKSPMHKEVQTDMSINSSQKLPEHAFNTKPFSLDSDQKPFWDQHSLPSYGNNYHHDKQILMHDEASAVQN; encoded by the coding sequence ATGATGGCCACCTCAAGTGGCAAAGGAGAAAAGGGGTCCAAATTTGAGACCCTGAAGCTTTTGGAGAAATGCACGAAGGAGCGGGACGAGGCTCTGCAGAGAGAAAGTgctctgaaagaaaaagtcagacAGTATGAGGCCAGGATGCGCTCCACCGAGGCTCTTAAACAGAAACTCAAGACGCTGACCATGGACAACAAGGAGCTGAGGAAACAGGTGAAGGCTCTGCGGACTGAGATTGGGCTTGAGAACAGCCCTACATTCAGTGGGAAGACCACAAAGGACATAGTCAACGACCTGCATGAAAAGGAGCGCGAGTGCAACTCTCTGGTGGAAAAGACGGGAAAGCTGACCCTGACCGTGGATGAGCTGACGGCAGAGCTGTCCAACACCGTCACCTCTAAGGCACTCCTAGAAGAACAAGTGCAGTCCTTGCAGCAAAACCTCAAGGATATGACCAATAATCAGCGACGACTTCTGAAGTTGTGGGAGGACAAGAAGAGCCAGAGGGAGCAGCTGGCCCTGCCTTCAATCATCCAGAAATCTCCCATGCATAAGGAGGTCCAAACTGACATGTCCATCAACTCATCCCAGAAGCTTCCCGAGCACGCTTTCAACACCAAACCCTTTTCCTTGGACAGTGACCAAAAGCCTTTCTGGGACCAACACAGTCTGCCATCCTACGGAAACAACTATCATCACGACAAACAGATTTTAATGCACGACGAAGCTTCTGCAGTCCAGAACTGA